The proteins below are encoded in one region of Cucurbita pepo subsp. pepo cultivar mu-cu-16 chromosome LG10, ASM280686v2, whole genome shotgun sequence:
- the LOC111803048 gene encoding NADH dehydrogenase [ubiquinone] 1 alpha subcomplex subunit 1: MGWRWLEAALPLGIIAGMLCIMGNAQYHIHKAAHGRPKHIGNDMWDVAMERRDKKLVENVSAGSHS; encoded by the exons ATGGGATGGAGATGGCTAGAAGCGGCACTTCCTCTGGGAATCATCGCCGGAATGCTTTGTATAATGGGGAATGCTCAATATCACATCCACAAAGCCGCCCATGGCCGG CCGAAGCACATCGGTAATGATATGTGGGACGTTGCCATGGAACGCAGGGACAAGAAGCTCGTGGAGAATGTCTCCGCCGGTTCGCatagttaa